One genomic window of Coffea eugenioides isolate CCC68of chromosome 1, Ceug_1.0, whole genome shotgun sequence includes the following:
- the LOC113782382 gene encoding superoxide dismutase [Cu-Zn], chloroplastic isoform X2 — protein sequence MQAALAAMAAHAILCFTAVNHHPFLSQLSNPISASSSPSSLSLHSSFHGASLKLPRQFSAAAPKPLTVVAATKKAVAVLKGSSDVEGVVTLTQDDDGRTTVTVKVNGLTPGKHGFHLHEYGDTTNGCMSTGAHFNPKGLTHGAPKDDVRHAGDLGNIVANADGVAEATIVDNQIPLSGPNSVVGRALVVHELEDDLGKGGHELSLTTGNAGGRLACGVVGLTPI from the exons ATGCAAGCTGCTCTTGCAGCTATGGCCGCCCACGCTATCCTCTGTTTCACGGCCGTCAACCACCATCCTTTCCTCTCCCAACTCTCCAATCCCATTTCCGCTTCTTCTTCGCCTTCTTCTTTATCACTTCATTCCTCATTTCATGGGGCATCTCTCAAGCTTCCCCGCCAATTTTCCGCCGCCGCACCTAAGCCTCTCACTGTCGTGGCAGCCACCAAGAAAGCGGTTGCTGTCCTCAAAGGCTCCTCGGATGTGGAAGGCGTCGTCACTCTCACCCAAGATGATGATGGCCGCACAACTGTGACTGTAAAAGTTAATGGGCTTACTCCAGGGAAACATGGGTTCCATTTG CATGAGTATGGTGATACCACGAACGGGTGTATGTCAACAG GAGCGCATTTTAATCCGAAAGGGTTGACTCATGGAGCTCCTAAAGATGATGTCCGTCATGCGGGTGACCTGGGAAACATAGTTGCCAATGCCGATG GTGTGGCTGAGGCAACCATCGTGGACAATCAG ATACCTCTGAGTGGTCCAAACTCGGTTGTTGGAAGGGCTTTGGTAGTTCATGAGCTGGAGGATGACCTTGGAAAGG GTGGTCATGAACTCAGTCTAACTACAGGCAATGCTGGTGGAAGATTAGCTTGTG
- the LOC113782382 gene encoding superoxide dismutase [Cu-Zn], chloroplastic isoform X1: MQAALAAMAAHAILCFTAVNHHPFLSQLSNPISASSSPSSLSLHSSFHGASLKLPRQFSAAAPKPLTVVAATKKAVAVLKGSSDVEGVVTLTQDDDGRTTVTVKVNGLTPGKHGFHLHEYGDTTNGCMSTGAHFNPKGLTHGAPKDDVRHAGDLGNIVANADGVAEATIVDNQIPLSGPNSVVGRALVVHELEDDLGKGGHELSLTTGNAGGRLACASWLICLKEILPVCK; the protein is encoded by the exons ATGCAAGCTGCTCTTGCAGCTATGGCCGCCCACGCTATCCTCTGTTTCACGGCCGTCAACCACCATCCTTTCCTCTCCCAACTCTCCAATCCCATTTCCGCTTCTTCTTCGCCTTCTTCTTTATCACTTCATTCCTCATTTCATGGGGCATCTCTCAAGCTTCCCCGCCAATTTTCCGCCGCCGCACCTAAGCCTCTCACTGTCGTGGCAGCCACCAAGAAAGCGGTTGCTGTCCTCAAAGGCTCCTCGGATGTGGAAGGCGTCGTCACTCTCACCCAAGATGATGATGGCCGCACAACTGTGACTGTAAAAGTTAATGGGCTTACTCCAGGGAAACATGGGTTCCATTTG CATGAGTATGGTGATACCACGAACGGGTGTATGTCAACAG GAGCGCATTTTAATCCGAAAGGGTTGACTCATGGAGCTCCTAAAGATGATGTCCGTCATGCGGGTGACCTGGGAAACATAGTTGCCAATGCCGATG GTGTGGCTGAGGCAACCATCGTGGACAATCAG ATACCTCTGAGTGGTCCAAACTCGGTTGTTGGAAGGGCTTTGGTAGTTCATGAGCTGGAGGATGACCTTGGAAAGG GTGGTCATGAACTCAGTCTAACTACAGGCAATGCTGGTGGAAGATTAGCTTGTG